One Gossypium hirsutum isolate 1008001.06 chromosome A08, Gossypium_hirsutum_v2.1, whole genome shotgun sequence genomic window, atttgtttaaatcatgtttaACTTCATTTATCCCTTCAAACTCTGATGTTTCATTATCAActctcatatatataatatacttaatttaaattaattttcaattagGCATTGCTATTATTAAGTTTAGGtatgatattatttattataaaataaattctgATTGCCAAAAGAAAATTATGTTaccataatattttataataaatatatttatgttgtgTTTGTTTCGCTAATAACaatttttagaaaatgatttcaaaaaagaaattatcaaagaataaaatattttatacaaaatcattaaaaaattaatttatattttaaaaaacatttttcgAAACCTAAATTTCTTTTATTGCTTTTAAGTGAAGGGAGTTTATTAGCGTTATATATACTTCACATTTATAGATTGGGAATAACCTAGATTTATATTGCAATAAATAAGTGTTTAATTATTGTAGTTTGAACCTTATGCAAAATATATAAATTCCTCAATGGTGGGGCttctaaaataagtaaataattttaaaatttatgaaaaagaagACTTGTATGGCTATAGCATTTATTACTTATTGTATTGGTGTTATGGTTTTTTGTTAACTccccaaataaataaattttaatatggtttttaaaaaaatctaatttatcagtgaattaagtaattatttataaattacagAAATAATAAGTTATAAGAGAGAGAGAGGGGAAATAGAGCAAAACATTTGTATTTGAATAGAGTGAGCAGAGTGCACGTGGCTAGTCAGAAATAAAGATGTACCCAAAACATATTACACCAGCATGTAATCAGGCAACTACCATGCTATTAAGTACGGCTAAACAAAATTCCATTCAAAAATAtcgaaaaacattttaaattttgaattaattgaaataaattatttgaataatttaatttttttaattaattcgaATCAAGTcgaattgaattttataattcgaataattAATTGGTGCAAATTGATTACTctcaacaaaaaaattttaaaaataaaaatatttataaaaatttcaaaatttatattttaaaaaaatctaaagaatatataaagaaagttaaaattttaaattttttctaaaatgatAATCTTGagacttaaattaattaattaatgattcaagtttatcatattaaaacatatttttttcttcttaatttaCTTTGAAAAAgtgttcaaatatatatatatatatattaacatgaaattagttatattgtaacaaaattttaatttaacatatttaaaaatttaatttaacttaaacaaTTTCAGTTAATTTGACTCAACTCTACTTGAATTTAATTTTACTCTACtcagtttaaaaaattttaaattaaattaaaataataaaataagatttaacttaaaaatttttaattcgtTTCAATTCAACGTTTAGCCTAGTTAACAAAAGTTACCCTAACTCAGATACCCATTAACTGGAGCGCATCCATCCCGCATTCTCATACTGTCCAACGTGCTGAACACGCTCCCCTTACGTTTTGACATTTAGGGGAGAAGGACAGGATGTAAGTAAGCAGGAAAGTGATTGGCGAGTGGTGAATAGAAAGAAGGGGGAGAATACAAGGGCCGCTGGGGAGGGGGGGATGAATACGAGCCATGTCATGTCCATTCCCAGTGGGGCCACCATGTGATCTTATAAAAAAATCGTTACATTTATTTTTCAATACTTGTGATGTTTATAAAATAGTAGGAAGTGAGAAATGTAATTGATCGTCCCATCATATTCATCATCCAACATCCACCCTACttacttgtttttctttttatctttctcTCTCTGCGCCCATCTTTttcatttgaattttcttttctttcattgaAAATTAAATCATCTTATCCCTCacgaataaagaagaaaaataataaacacaAGCAAATCTTTCCCGTGAAAGGATCCCATGGAGCACTACTTCTTTCAATGAACCCTAAACACCCTCAATTATCATAGTCTTATTTGACTGACCTAATCAAACAAAAGCAGCTAATAAGGGTTTGTGAATTGTGAGTGATTGATAAATAGCTTGGATTTTGTAATCTCTCCCAACACTTGGATTTCAGATAAAAACAAAATCCCAGGTGGgaaaatttcatcacaacccatcAACAGTTCATCACCAAAACCCctacagttttttttttctttctttttttttttccattttgtttCGAAGTCAATGGATTCTGCCTCCGCAGGGAGTGACAATAGCATCAAAGAGGCTATACCAGCAACAGCTTCAGCCCTGCTGTCCGCGGCTTCACAACAAGGAGGAGGTGGTAGTGAGTCGTCTCCTTCCCCAGCTCCACCGAGTAGGTACGAGTCACAAAAGCGTCGAGACTGGAACACTTTCTTGCAGTACTTGACCAACCATAAACCCCCATTAACACTAGCTCGTTGCAGTGGCACACACGTAATTGAGTTCTTGAAATACCTTGACCAGTTCGGCAAGACTAAGGTTCACATAACCGATTGTCCTTATTTCGGACATGTAAACCCGCCTGCTCCCTGCGCTTGCCCACTGAAGCAAGCGTGGGGTAGCCTCGACGCGCTGATCGGACGGCTCAGAGCTGCTTATGAAGAAAACGGTGGACGTCCAGAATCCAACCCTTTTGGCGCAAGGGCCGTGAGGATTTATTTGAGGGAAGTGAGAGAAGGGCAGGCTAAAGCTAGAGGGATTCCTTATGAGAAGAAGAAGCGAAAAAGGCCCACCGTCACAACTACGGCTGTCGGGGTCAATGTGTCCAGGACTTCCACTCAACCAGTTGATGGCGGTGGGGGTCGCGGCGGCATTGGTGGTGGAGATGACAGTGTTGGTGCTAAAACTGGGGCAAATGTTGGTAGTGCCACCGCAGTTGCTGCTGCTACCACTAATAGCGTATAGTTCTTTTTCCCTATTAACAGattcttttcctctttttttgCCTTTAACAGCTGTTTTAAATGTGATTACGAGTTATATATATCTGGTGGTTCTGTCGAAAAATTGGATTGACATCCCATGAaccaaatttagaatttaggtAGAATTCTAGTTTTAATCTCTTTCAATCAATCTCTCCTACTTTCCCCTTTCTCTACTTTCTTCATCATTTCTTGCTATGCATCTACTTGAAAAAGGAATATAACAAGTTTTAATCTTTTTTCCCTTTCTATTCCTTCTTGTACGTTATGTGTGAATGGTTTTGATGGGTAGAACTAGGAAAAACAGCACCAAGTatttaaatgtaatattttatcattatttttataaagattatatcacaattttatcatttttgatgttcagaatataattttatcatatattaatatataaatagcgggtgatatttaaaaaaagacTATCATATTTTTGCTTCTAACTATTAATCCATCAATCTTTTTCTCCTTCCGTCTTCCCCATTCCAAGACAAGGAGCAAAATTTCATCCTCATTCCTCTGCAAGGAACAAATGGGTCACTTTAGATTTGGGTTTCAATCATGCCAAGGAAACTTGGCTTCTTGTCATTATTGATATCCCTAATAGGTTTCTCTTTCATTCCTTGTTTTGAGTTTTTGACCTGGTTCCGGTTGGTAAGCTCCAATCAGATGCATGCATATGTATGGAATTCACTATTTATGGAGAAGAAATCTATTTTAGTTGGaaaaaagttgaagaaagttaCACTAATTTCCTTTCCTTCCCCACAGGGCGGCCATACATAATAATGTACAAGGAAGGGACCATTAAATCTTGAACAATTTCATATAGATATAAATTTCCATTTTCTAGTTTTGTTTTACACTATGGTTGTGTGAGTGTCGGGTTAAGATTTGTTTGTAACTATATCTAAGACAAACTTAGGCTGGTTTGGAATGAAATAGGGCAAAATCTAGCCAAATGTTTTCTAGTTTTATCACAACAACACTTTACAGTTCTCAACTGTGCATCTGGTCCCGGGGCTCCCCCGTAAAGGGCAATACTAATTCTGCTTTGCTTTGATTTATGtgtctctctctctatatatatatgcacacgTGCGCCTCTCTGAATTTACACATCTTGCTCGTTCCGTTTCAGGTGTTTTCTGCTTTATATCTTCATCATCTACGATTTGAGTTTAAAGGATATTAATTCACTTCCATCTCACCCTCTCTTTATTCTCCGCATGAGCTTTAATAATTTCTCTTTCTTATGCTATGagcgagaaaaattgaaaaaactaTGACTGCCTCTAAATCTGAATATTTTGAACgtttataaaatacaaattaaaaaaaaattgttgttattaataaattttatttttatttaatttacaattaatttaattttttattagatacaaataaatttttttatttactatagTCAAAATTCAAATCCTTTAACTATTCTAACTTACCGTCTATTCGCCGAGTGTTCATCTCATTGTTTTTCAAACCGGATCAGTGGTTAAATCAATTAAGTCACTAGTTCGTTAACCTAATTGgtctaattaaaaaatttattaaaaatttaaaacatgattCAACTATAGGTTCCATCGGTTTGCATTAATTTACTATCCAACTGGGTCAAAGTTACTCTCTGAACAGATTCTTAATCTGATCTAATTCAAATAATACTGGTTCACTTTTTCCAGAAATAACCTGAGTTGAAAGCATAATTGTaccaaaaaatagtaaaaatgacttaaaaacatcaaataaaatttatttttaaaagtactatataaaat contains:
- the LOC107893596 gene encoding protein LIGHT-DEPENDENT SHORT HYPOCOTYLS 6 translates to MDSASAGSDNSIKEAIPATASALLSAASQQGGGGSESSPSPAPPSRYESQKRRDWNTFLQYLTNHKPPLTLARCSGTHVIEFLKYLDQFGKTKVHITDCPYFGHVNPPAPCACPLKQAWGSLDALIGRLRAAYEENGGRPESNPFGARAVRIYLREVREGQAKARGIPYEKKKRKRPTVTTTAVGVNVSRTSTQPVDGGGGRGGIGGGDDSVGAKTGANVGSATAVAAATTNSV